One window of Curtobacterium sp. 458 genomic DNA carries:
- the eno gene encoding phosphopyruvate hydratase, which produces MNDYISGIHHHGAHQGEYVTHHDHPVTIDAVHGARILDSRGHPTVRVSLELDDGRTVTGDAPAGASTGAHEAVELRDGGSKFGGRDVTQALHLINTDISGLLTGRSWSSIGRIDAALAELDGTTGYRRLGANSVVATSIAASRALAHAADLPLWKWIAEITGSTPRLPVPHFNVLNGGAHAANALDFQEFMIAPVDADSMADAVRIGADVYHALAALVRDRFGSLGLGDEGGFAPSIAAPEEALDLLVAAIRAAGYEPGVDQVAIALDPAANEFSQGAGSYRMLDDSLDRDGLVDYYRHLVDAYPIRSVEDGFAEDDHEGFRRMQAALGDRIQIVGDDLYVTDPQRIRDGGEQQLTKAALIKPNQIGTVSQTLGAIATATSIGMASMVSHRSGETTDTFIADLVVGTGTGQIKSGAPARGERVAKYNRLIEIAEQHPELPYGLI; this is translated from the coding sequence ATGAACGACTACATCAGCGGCATCCACCACCACGGAGCACATCAGGGCGAGTACGTCACTCACCACGACCACCCCGTCACCATCGACGCCGTCCACGGCGCCCGCATCCTCGACTCCCGCGGCCACCCGACCGTTCGCGTCTCCCTCGAGCTCGACGACGGCCGCACCGTCACCGGGGACGCCCCCGCGGGCGCATCCACCGGCGCCCACGAAGCCGTCGAGCTCCGCGACGGCGGTTCCAAGTTCGGCGGCCGCGACGTTACTCAGGCGCTCCACCTGATCAACACCGATATCTCAGGGCTCCTCACTGGCCGGTCATGGTCTTCGATCGGGCGGATCGACGCCGCCCTCGCCGAACTCGACGGCACCACCGGGTACCGCCGGCTCGGCGCGAACAGCGTCGTCGCCACCTCGATCGCCGCATCCCGGGCCCTCGCCCACGCCGCGGACCTGCCGCTCTGGAAGTGGATCGCCGAGATCACCGGCTCGACGCCGCGCCTGCCGGTCCCGCACTTCAACGTCCTCAACGGCGGCGCGCACGCAGCGAACGCCCTGGACTTCCAGGAGTTCATGATCGCCCCCGTCGATGCCGACTCGATGGCCGACGCCGTCCGCATCGGCGCGGACGTCTACCACGCGCTCGCGGCCCTGGTGCGGGACCGGTTCGGCAGCCTCGGCCTCGGCGACGAGGGTGGCTTCGCACCGTCAATTGCCGCCCCCGAGGAAGCGCTCGACCTGCTCGTCGCCGCGATCCGTGCCGCGGGCTACGAGCCGGGCGTCGATCAGGTGGCGATCGCGCTCGACCCGGCAGCGAACGAGTTCTCCCAGGGCGCCGGATCCTACCGGATGCTTGACGACAGCCTCGACCGGGACGGGCTGGTCGACTACTACCGGCACCTGGTCGACGCGTATCCGATCCGGAGCGTCGAAGACGGGTTCGCGGAAGACGACCATGAGGGGTTCCGCCGCATGCAGGCAGCGCTCGGCGACCGGATCCAGATCGTCGGCGACGACCTCTACGTCACCGACCCGCAACGGATCCGCGACGGCGGCGAACAGCAGCTGACGAAGGCGGCACTGATCAAGCCGAACCAGATCGGCACCGTCTCCCAGACCCTCGGCGCGATCGCCACCGCCACCAGCATCGGGATGGCCAGCATGGTGTCGCACCGTTCCGGGGAGACCACGGACACGTTCATCGCGGACCTCGTCGTCGGAACCGGCACCGGGCAGATCAAGTCCGGCGCACCCGCCCGCGGGGAACGCGTCGCGAAGTACAACCGGCTCATCGAAATCGCCGAACAGCACCCGGAGCTGCCCTACGGACTGATCTGA
- a CDS encoding inorganic diphosphatase codes for MLFDVTIEIPRGSGNKYEVDHTTGRIRLDRAVFTSMVFPQDYGSIDNTLGEDGDPLDALVLLPRPTFPGVVITVRPVGMLRMVDENGGDDKILTVPAGDDRFAQLQDITDVPEPTLAEIEHFFAHYKEIEHGKHVTTNGWADRAAAEAVIRTAQEAHTRHP; via the coding sequence ATGCTGTTCGACGTCACGATCGAGATTCCCCGCGGCAGCGGCAACAAGTACGAAGTCGACCACACCACCGGCCGGATCCGGCTCGACCGGGCGGTGTTCACCAGCATGGTGTTCCCCCAGGACTACGGCTCCATCGACAACACCCTCGGCGAGGACGGCGACCCCCTCGACGCCCTCGTGCTCCTACCCCGTCCCACGTTCCCCGGCGTCGTCATCACGGTCCGGCCGGTCGGGATGCTGCGCATGGTCGACGAGAACGGCGGCGACGACAAGATCCTCACCGTCCCCGCTGGCGACGACCGCTTCGCGCAGCTGCAGGACATCACAGATGTGCCGGAGCCCACGCTGGCGGAGATCGAGCACTTCTTCGCCCACTACAAGGAGATCGAGCACGGCAAGCACGTCACCACCAACGGGTGGGCCGACCGTGCTGCTGCCGAAGCCGTCATCCGCACCGCACAGGAAGCCCACACCCGACACCCGTGA
- a CDS encoding CrcB family protein: MNAALILAVAVAGGAGAAGRFLLDGVINTGREFRLPVGTLTINVTGSLLLGIIVGAATHLGAVPVAVLGTGVMGGYTTFSTASFETVRLARSGRITAAAINGLGMLVVSVAVATAGILLGGTL; the protein is encoded by the coding sequence ATGAACGCCGCGCTCATCCTCGCCGTCGCCGTCGCCGGCGGTGCCGGCGCTGCCGGCCGGTTCCTCCTCGACGGGGTGATCAACACCGGCCGGGAGTTCCGGCTCCCCGTCGGCACGTTGACGATCAACGTCACCGGGTCGCTGCTGCTGGGGATCATCGTCGGTGCCGCCACCCACCTCGGTGCGGTGCCGGTCGCGGTCCTCGGCACCGGGGTGATGGGCGGCTACACCACGTTCAGCACCGCCAGCTTCGAAACCGTCCGCCTCGCCCGCAGCGGCCGGATCACCGCCGCCGCGATCAACGGGCTCGGGATGCTCGTCGTCTCCGTCGCCGTCGCGACCGCCGGCATTCTCCTCGGCGGCACCCTGTGA
- a CDS encoding CrcB family protein, producing MTTRTDTPMPDDQLPSDPDVDVSDPAATMRPVHLRWRYVGLVAVGGAAGTALRDVISIVLPADGGVSWSIFWINITGALALGVLLEALAHRGPDAGRRRVLRLLLGTGVLGGFTTYSTLAESTAALFLDGHGLAGTGYALLTVLSGAIATACGLVVAGWFRPRTEDA from the coding sequence ATGACCACCCGAACGGACACCCCGATGCCCGACGACCAGCTCCCCTCCGACCCGGACGTCGACGTCTCCGACCCCGCAGCGACCATGCGGCCGGTGCATCTGCGGTGGCGGTACGTCGGCCTCGTCGCAGTCGGTGGGGCCGCTGGTACTGCCCTCCGTGACGTCATCAGCATCGTGCTTCCTGCCGATGGCGGGGTGAGTTGGTCGATCTTCTGGATCAACATCACCGGCGCGTTGGCCCTCGGTGTGCTGTTGGAAGCGCTCGCGCACCGTGGGCCCGATGCCGGCCGCCGGAGGGTGCTGCGGCTGCTCCTCGGGACCGGGGTCCTCGGCGGGTTCACCACCTACAGCACCCTCGCCGAGTCCACCGCCGCCCTGTTCCTCGACGGGCACGGACTCGCCGGCACCGGGTACGCGCTCCTGACCGTCCTGTCCGGCGCGATCGCGACCGCCTGCGGTCTCGTCGTCGCCGGCTGGTTCCGACCCCGAACGGAGGACGCATGA
- a CDS encoding 2,3-diphosphoglycerate-dependent phosphoglycerate mutase — protein sequence MLLRHGESTANEAGTFTGLLDVPLTPHGEEQAAAAGQLLRSKHITPDVVVTSTLRRAVRTAELVCDALGTQMPTEAVWQFNERNYGALTGMTKTDARRMLGDDKYLRLRRSRTGAPPPMSLQPWEELRSSSALRGLPDGALRRTEALSDVIERVRPVLHDRLLPMLRAGRSVLVVAHGNSLRALCACIDDLTDPELEQLNLPTGQPVQYHLAPTGALVPRGGAFLDPTAAQHAAALVAAEGGT from the coding sequence ATGCTTCTGCGGCATGGGGAGAGCACCGCGAACGAAGCCGGCACTTTCACCGGGCTCCTCGACGTCCCGCTCACGCCTCACGGTGAAGAGCAAGCGGCAGCGGCGGGGCAGCTTCTTCGGTCGAAGCACATCACGCCGGACGTCGTGGTCACCTCCACATTGCGCCGAGCCGTCCGCACCGCCGAACTGGTCTGCGACGCCCTCGGGACACAGATGCCCACAGAAGCGGTGTGGCAGTTCAACGAACGCAACTACGGTGCTCTGACCGGGATGACGAAGACCGACGCCCGTCGGATGCTCGGTGACGACAAGTACTTGCGGCTCCGCAGGTCCCGTACCGGCGCGCCGCCACCGATGTCGCTGCAGCCGTGGGAGGAACTGCGGTCAAGTTCCGCGCTGCGCGGCCTGCCCGACGGCGCTCTCCGACGCACCGAGGCCCTCTCGGACGTCATCGAGCGGGTCCGCCCCGTCCTGCACGACCGGCTCCTGCCGATGCTGCGGGCAGGGCGGAGCGTCCTCGTCGTCGCGCACGGGAACTCGCTCCGTGCGTTGTGCGCATGCATTGACGACCTCACCGACCCGGAGCTCGAGCAGCTGAACCTGCCGACCGGGCAACCCGTGCAGTACCACCTCGCCCCGACGGGTGCTCTCGTCCCGCGGGGTGGGGCGTTCCTGGATCCGACAGCAGCACAGCACGCCGCGGCGTTGGTCGCGGCAGAAGGCGGAACATGA
- a CDS encoding universal stress protein, translated as MVESNTAGVVVVGVQPGQAHDVVGVAAAVAERFSARLVCVVIDPALLSTGFRADGSEIIEPIDPDTADSDPQQLPDEDVRVIQELAAARSVDVEVAFRVGDPSRALAAVAEERDAVMIVVGSQTGRRRVTELLNGSVAAHLTHQQHRPVLVVPHDPVGATVVRPSDAP; from the coding sequence ATGGTCGAGTCGAACACTGCCGGTGTTGTCGTCGTCGGTGTGCAGCCAGGGCAGGCGCACGACGTCGTCGGTGTCGCGGCTGCCGTCGCTGAACGCTTCAGCGCCCGCCTGGTGTGTGTGGTCATCGATCCGGCGCTGCTGTCGACGGGGTTCCGTGCGGATGGGTCGGAGATCATCGAACCGATTGACCCGGACACGGCGGACAGCGACCCGCAGCAGCTCCCCGACGAAGACGTGCGGGTCATTCAGGAGCTCGCTGCAGCGCGATCAGTGGACGTGGAAGTTGCCTTCCGGGTCGGGGATCCGAGTCGCGCACTCGCTGCGGTGGCTGAGGAACGTGATGCGGTGATGATCGTCGTCGGATCGCAGACCGGCCGACGCCGGGTGACGGAACTGCTCAATGGGTCTGTCGCCGCGCACTTGACCCATCAGCAGCACCGGCCGGTGTTGGTCGTCCCGCATGACCCGGTTGGTGCCACCGTGGTCCGGCCGTCGGATGCCCCGTGA
- a CDS encoding DUF305 domain-containing protein, translating into MKTTTMRALAAAAALAIGLTLAGCSTNNTSSPETSSSESSSSKSTSAASHNDQDVKFTQQMLPHHQQAIEMSDMLLAKGSGVQADVGTLAKQIKAEQAPEITEMTGWLKAWNKPTQMPSMSGMNHSAMSGMMSDSDMQDLQNASPREAGQLYLEQMIQHHTSAVDMAKTEVTKGKNADAVALAKSIVQSQTEQITQMQDMLASK; encoded by the coding sequence ATGAAGACCACCACCATGCGCGCTCTCGCGGCCGCCGCAGCCCTGGCCATCGGGCTCACTCTCGCGGGCTGCTCCACCAACAACACCAGCAGCCCAGAGACGTCGTCGTCGGAATCCTCGTCGTCGAAATCCACCTCCGCGGCGTCGCACAACGATCAGGACGTCAAGTTCACGCAGCAGATGCTGCCCCACCACCAGCAGGCCATCGAGATGAGCGACATGCTCCTCGCGAAGGGCTCCGGCGTGCAGGCCGACGTCGGGACGCTGGCGAAGCAGATCAAGGCCGAACAGGCCCCCGAGATCACGGAAATGACCGGCTGGCTGAAGGCGTGGAACAAACCGACCCAGATGCCGAGCATGTCTGGGATGAACCACTCTGCGATGTCGGGGATGATGTCCGACTCCGACATGCAGGACCTCCAGAACGCGTCCCCGCGGGAAGCCGGGCAGCTCTACCTCGAGCAGATGATCCAGCACCACACCAGCGCCGTCGACATGGCGAAAACCGAAGTCACCAAGGGCAAGAACGCAGACGCGGTCGCACTCGCGAAGTCGATCGTGCAGAGCCAGACCGAGCAGATCACCCAGATGCAGGACATGCTCGCATCCAAGTGA
- a CDS encoding permease: MFILNALGDALAAAGSMGWEILWPLILGFALSGIIQAVVRTDRIMKLMHDDSPRAISVATGLGALSSSCSYAAVALARALFRKGASLSSAMAFEVASTNLVVELGLILAFVMGWQFTLAEFIGGPIMIILIALGFRLWMRGKILDAAREQADKGLAGSMEGHAAMDMSVQGNQGFWRRLFSKPGLTSVSQYFVMDWASVIRDIIIGLLIAGAFDAWVPKAWLQAIFLEGHPTLAFIIDPIIGPILAMVSFVCSVGNVPLAAVLWNGGISFGGVISFIFADLIIIPIIVIYRKYYGWKAALRITGIFYGAMVLAGYAVELLFTPLGLIPTNRHLSIVATTISWNYTTWLNIVCLLIAAFLLVVFIRSGSWSMLRMMSDAPEENSHGHSHT, encoded by the coding sequence ATGTTCATCCTCAACGCGCTCGGCGACGCCCTCGCAGCCGCTGGCTCCATGGGGTGGGAGATCCTCTGGCCCCTCATCCTCGGCTTCGCCCTGTCCGGTATCATCCAAGCCGTCGTCCGCACGGACCGGATCATGAAGCTCATGCACGACGACTCGCCTCGCGCGATCAGCGTCGCGACCGGACTCGGCGCCCTGTCATCGTCCTGCTCCTACGCCGCAGTCGCACTCGCACGAGCCCTGTTCCGGAAAGGCGCGAGCCTGTCATCCGCGATGGCGTTCGAGGTCGCATCGACGAACCTCGTCGTCGAACTCGGCCTGATCCTGGCGTTCGTGATGGGCTGGCAGTTCACCCTCGCGGAGTTCATCGGCGGCCCAATCATGATCATCCTCATCGCCCTCGGTTTCCGACTCTGGATGCGTGGCAAGATCCTCGACGCCGCCCGCGAGCAAGCCGACAAGGGCCTTGCCGGATCGATGGAGGGCCACGCGGCGATGGACATGTCCGTGCAGGGCAACCAGGGGTTTTGGCGGCGACTGTTCTCGAAGCCGGGGCTGACAAGTGTGTCGCAGTACTTCGTCATGGACTGGGCATCCGTCATCCGCGACATCATCATCGGTCTGCTCATCGCCGGCGCATTCGACGCGTGGGTGCCGAAAGCCTGGCTGCAAGCGATCTTCCTCGAAGGGCACCCCACGCTCGCGTTCATCATCGACCCAATCATCGGACCGATCCTGGCGATGGTGAGCTTCGTCTGCTCCGTCGGTAACGTGCCCCTGGCTGCAGTGCTCTGGAACGGTGGGATCAGCTTCGGCGGCGTGATCAGCTTCATCTTCGCCGACCTGATCATCATCCCGATCATCGTCATCTACCGGAAGTACTACGGCTGGAAGGCCGCCCTCCGGATCACCGGCATCTTCTACGGCGCCATGGTCCTCGCCGGGTACGCCGTCGAGCTGCTGTTCACTCCGCTGGGCCTGATTCCCACGAACCGGCACCTGAGCATCGTCGCGACCACAATCAGCTGGAACTACACCACCTGGCTCAACATCGTGTGCCTCCTGATCGCCGCGTTCCTGCTGGTCGTGTTCATCCGCAGCGGTTCCTGGTCGATGCTCCGCATGATGAGCGACGCACCCGAGGAGAACAGCCACGGCCACTCGCACACCTGA
- a CDS encoding ATP-binding protein, with protein sequence MLVQVCGLPGAGKSTLSAAIAELMPSLTLRVDAIEGAMWKYQIPREQSGIAAYSIMHAIVVPNLRRGQVVIADAVSGVEPARAGWVSTADAAGVPLRVIEVVCADVDEHRRRVEQRANDLPGFTLPTWDEVQRTADEYEPRTDDRLITDSTRPLEETVRQALDYLELHAR encoded by the coding sequence ATGCTGGTTCAGGTTTGTGGTCTTCCTGGTGCAGGGAAGTCGACGCTGTCTGCTGCTATCGCGGAGCTGATGCCCTCGCTGACGCTCCGCGTCGACGCGATCGAGGGCGCGATGTGGAAGTACCAAATCCCACGCGAGCAGTCCGGTATCGCTGCGTACTCGATCATGCATGCCATCGTGGTACCGAACCTCCGTCGCGGTCAGGTGGTCATCGCGGACGCGGTGAGCGGCGTTGAACCTGCTCGGGCTGGGTGGGTGTCCACGGCTGATGCCGCCGGGGTGCCGCTGCGCGTGATCGAGGTCGTGTGTGCCGACGTCGACGAACACCGCCGCCGCGTGGAACAGCGTGCGAACGACCTGCCCGGGTTCACGTTGCCGACGTGGGACGAGGTACAGCGCACCGCCGACGAGTACGAGCCCCGCACGGACGATCGGCTCATCACCGACAGCACCCGCCCTCTCGAAGAGACGGTTCGCCAGGCACTCGACTACCTCGAACTCCACGCCCGGTAG
- a CDS encoding helix-turn-helix domain-containing protein encodes MTDASANPQLEPMLTMDELSHYTQTSKSTLYSLRSQGRGPRGVRIGRALRFRTSDVDAWLNMLSDEAEAA; translated from the coding sequence ATGACCGACGCGAGCGCGAACCCCCAGCTGGAGCCAATGCTCACGATGGACGAGCTCAGCCACTACACGCAGACCTCGAAGAGCACGCTCTACTCGCTGCGAAGCCAGGGACGCGGCCCGAGGGGCGTCCGCATCGGTCGAGCCCTCAGGTTTCGGACGTCCGACGTCGATGCATGGCTCAACATGCTGAGCGACGAGGCGGAGGCAGCCTGA
- a CDS encoding tyrosine-type recombinase/integrase produces the protein MSVKKADNGRWRARVYHRGKQVSMATFDRKKDADAWELGQKTTLASGTWSDPRNAEMTLAELIKEFLTERRGLVSQQTYDTDETNLRLHVSDQMKRLPIGSIDGRQLRRYVANLVRTKRHSTAKRIRESLGGVFAYAVREAYISHNPVLDAPLGRGDGTETNTVRPFTESEFRSMLVAQRALNPNYADVVEFLRETGLRWGEMKALRVRNIVTNPFPAVMVERSKSDGYPEKQTKGRRSRKVPLMGNAEEIAMRHADGKSPDAFLFRSTGGSELSGPNFTRDLRWKTTAGNHRVHDLRHTAATAWMSDGINVKTISVWLGHSTTQQTVNRYSHWMNDDGDMAAIARMMRARRERSEERDLS, from the coding sequence ATGAGCGTCAAGAAGGCGGACAACGGACGTTGGCGCGCCCGCGTCTACCACCGCGGCAAGCAGGTCTCGATGGCGACGTTCGACCGGAAGAAGGACGCCGACGCTTGGGAGCTCGGCCAGAAGACGACTCTCGCATCCGGAACCTGGTCCGACCCTCGCAACGCCGAGATGACGCTCGCAGAACTCATCAAGGAGTTCCTGACCGAGCGGCGCGGACTCGTCTCGCAACAGACCTACGACACCGATGAGACAAACCTCCGCCTCCACGTCTCAGACCAGATGAAGCGGCTTCCCATCGGTTCCATCGACGGCCGGCAGCTGCGAAGGTACGTCGCCAACCTCGTGCGCACCAAGCGGCACAGCACCGCGAAGCGAATTCGGGAGTCGCTCGGTGGGGTCTTCGCGTACGCGGTGCGGGAGGCGTACATCTCGCACAACCCAGTCCTGGATGCACCGCTCGGTCGCGGGGACGGAACGGAAACGAACACCGTCCGGCCCTTCACCGAGTCGGAGTTCAGGTCGATGCTCGTGGCTCAGCGAGCCCTGAACCCGAACTACGCCGACGTTGTCGAGTTTCTTCGGGAGACCGGTCTGCGCTGGGGAGAGATGAAGGCGCTCCGTGTCCGCAACATCGTCACGAACCCCTTCCCCGCAGTCATGGTCGAGCGCTCGAAGAGCGACGGGTACCCCGAAAAGCAGACGAAAGGACGGCGAAGCCGGAAGGTCCCTCTCATGGGCAACGCAGAGGAAATCGCGATGCGCCATGCTGATGGCAAGTCGCCCGACGCGTTCCTGTTCCGGTCGACCGGCGGCTCCGAACTGAGCGGACCGAACTTCACCCGCGACCTTCGCTGGAAGACGACGGCAGGGAACCATCGTGTCCACGACCTTCGCCACACCGCCGCGACGGCGTGGATGAGCGACGGAATCAACGTCAAGACCATCTCTGTATGGCTCGGTCACAGCACGACACAGCAGACCGTCAACCGCTACTCCCACTGGATGAACGACGACGGCGACATGGCCGCCATCGCCCGGATGATGCGAGCTCGACGCGAGCGCTCCGAGGAGCGAGACTTGTCATGA
- a CDS encoding AAA family ATPase — MIKRIVRIDGIGLFRRWQPGSDSSNFERINVVYGGNGTGKSSVARAFGEATAASSASTVHVSVEDGDRLRQVTSSEDPFWTRVRVFNQDYVENNLSFGTDRSEAAPLLVLGQKSVGRETRLAQIAERLEIIESEERLAVEDAGRARNAADRLATATATTIHSELQHVSARYGRAYNRRQVKTLLDALPTRFDEPLDEVISTHLGTVRPQKMEPVALLTITGESVVPLVAEVGDALATSVSNVVLDDLAAHPEDSTWVSEGMSRHEQRDRCLFCGGVVTDERRGALAAHFDGRFRQLERTLDMLDGRVAAVIAAQQGMISRAPAANLLYPPLRESYGELLAGVREATTSRSEALDAVRRAIETKRSAMFDVVTFDPGVVDGQSDDVAAINLVLRDHNERSAAFESIRADAADRVERARVELIRSEYVSLSERALGAEQQAADHGAEREQLTRERGRLNSAGLDAGPLASELTRDVAVLLGRDELRFTAVDGRYAIERDGRPAVGLSEGERTAISLLHFLCSLRDETMRGADLTVVIDDPVSSLDQEIMVGVSGHLWNTFVGAGIRHQLILLTHSFELFRMWVNQLDRLNSRLRRDNSYSLHELRSRVSRDAEDVPRRVPVLRSWSDPQLRKKLRSQYHYLFWRVGSAVLERNSGTQFEAELEAAALLPNAARRLLESFLAFRLPVLMGDFEGSMRTAFDEHQIEQPLRQRLVRFLHQSSHSEEADISRPVDVHEAVVVLESVFRFIAAVDRPHFEQMCAAVVPGLSYIGAASVTVEPVAAA, encoded by the coding sequence GTGATCAAGCGCATCGTCCGTATCGACGGCATCGGTCTTTTCCGGCGTTGGCAGCCCGGCAGCGATTCCTCCAACTTCGAACGGATCAACGTCGTCTATGGCGGCAACGGCACCGGCAAGTCGTCAGTCGCACGCGCGTTCGGCGAGGCGACCGCGGCATCATCGGCCTCGACCGTGCACGTCTCAGTCGAAGACGGCGACAGGCTTCGCCAAGTCACGTCGAGCGAGGACCCCTTCTGGACACGCGTCCGCGTGTTCAACCAGGACTACGTCGAGAACAACCTGAGCTTCGGCACCGATCGCAGCGAGGCAGCACCGCTTCTCGTCCTCGGCCAGAAGAGCGTTGGTCGCGAGACACGGCTCGCGCAGATCGCCGAACGCCTCGAGATCATCGAGAGCGAGGAGCGTCTCGCGGTTGAGGACGCCGGCCGCGCGAGAAACGCTGCGGACCGTCTCGCAACTGCGACCGCGACGACGATCCACAGCGAGCTGCAGCACGTGAGCGCACGGTACGGCCGGGCCTACAACCGTCGCCAGGTGAAGACCTTGCTGGATGCCTTGCCGACCAGGTTCGACGAACCCCTCGACGAGGTCATCTCGACGCATCTCGGCACTGTTCGTCCGCAGAAGATGGAGCCAGTCGCCCTCCTCACCATCACCGGTGAAAGTGTCGTTCCGCTCGTCGCCGAGGTGGGTGACGCGCTTGCCACCTCGGTGTCGAACGTGGTCCTCGACGACCTGGCCGCGCATCCCGAGGACAGCACCTGGGTGAGTGAAGGCATGTCGAGGCACGAGCAACGCGATCGGTGCCTGTTCTGTGGCGGTGTGGTGACCGACGAACGCCGAGGTGCTCTGGCCGCGCACTTCGACGGCCGGTTCCGGCAGCTGGAGCGCACGCTCGACATGCTGGACGGCCGCGTCGCAGCGGTCATCGCGGCTCAGCAGGGCATGATCTCCCGCGCGCCGGCAGCAAATCTCCTGTACCCGCCGCTCCGGGAGTCGTACGGTGAGCTGCTCGCCGGGGTGCGAGAGGCCACCACGTCTCGAAGCGAGGCCCTCGACGCGGTTCGCCGTGCGATCGAGACCAAGCGCTCCGCGATGTTCGACGTGGTCACGTTCGATCCCGGTGTTGTCGACGGCCAATCGGACGACGTGGCCGCGATCAACCTCGTGCTGCGGGACCACAACGAGCGTTCGGCGGCGTTCGAGTCGATCCGCGCGGACGCCGCCGACCGTGTCGAGCGCGCTCGGGTCGAGTTGATCCGCTCGGAGTACGTGTCGTTGTCGGAGCGAGCGCTCGGCGCCGAGCAACAAGCGGCAGACCACGGCGCCGAGCGCGAGCAGTTGACCCGCGAACGTGGGCGCCTGAATTCTGCCGGGCTCGACGCGGGACCACTTGCAAGCGAGCTCACCCGAGACGTTGCCGTCCTCCTCGGTCGCGACGAGCTCCGCTTCACCGCCGTCGATGGGCGTTACGCCATCGAACGGGACGGGCGCCCGGCCGTCGGTCTCAGCGAGGGCGAGCGGACGGCGATCTCGCTGCTCCACTTCCTGTGCAGCCTCCGCGACGAGACGATGCGTGGCGCCGACCTGACCGTCGTCATTGACGATCCGGTGTCGAGTCTGGACCAGGAGATCATGGTCGGCGTCTCCGGGCACCTCTGGAACACCTTCGTCGGAGCGGGCATCCGCCACCAGTTGATCCTGCTCACGCACAGCTTCGAGCTCTTCCGGATGTGGGTGAACCAACTGGACCGGCTGAACTCGCGGCTCCGCCGGGACAACTCGTACTCATTGCACGAACTGCGCTCGAGGGTGAGTCGCGACGCTGAGGACGTTCCCCGTCGTGTGCCTGTGCTGCGGAGCTGGAGCGACCCTCAGCTCCGCAAGAAGCTGCGCTCCCAGTACCACTACCTGTTCTGGCGAGTCGGCAGTGCCGTCCTCGAGCGGAACTCCGGTACGCAGTTCGAGGCTGAGCTTGAAGCTGCTGCGCTCCTACCGAACGCCGCGAGGCGGCTCTTGGAGTCGTTCCTGGCCTTTCGGTTGCCAGTGCTCATGGGCGACTTCGAAGGGAGCATGCGGACGGCGTTCGACGAACACCAGATCGAGCAGCCACTCCGCCAGCGTCTGGTGCGGTTCCTTCACCAGTCGTCGCACAGCGAAGAAGCGGACATCTCTCGGCCCGTGGACGTGCACGAGGCGGTGGTCGTCCTCGAGTCGGTGTTCCGCTTCATCGCGGCAGTGGATCGGCCGCACTTCGAGCAGATGTGCGCCGCCGTCGTGCCGGGCCTCTCGTACATCGGTGCGGCTTCGGTCACGGTGGAACCGGTCGCTGCCGCCTAG
- a CDS encoding GNAT family N-acetyltransferase, which yields MDTSLRPAVAADIDWLVELRAVVLRDDLTRLGVFDEVRVRSRMRDAWQPEWSRVVVVDGADVGSVTTRLDGDTRWIEHLYLAPELQGQGIGSAVLRTVLDEPHAGPTRLNVLQGSAARRLYERLGFVSDEEDDVDVFMTLRAGEV from the coding sequence ATGGACACGTCGCTCCGACCAGCCGTCGCCGCCGACATCGACTGGCTGGTCGAACTCCGCGCGGTGGTGCTCCGTGATGACCTCACCCGGCTCGGCGTCTTCGACGAGGTCCGGGTGCGCTCGCGGATGCGGGACGCGTGGCAGCCGGAGTGGAGCCGCGTGGTCGTCGTCGACGGTGCCGACGTCGGCTCCGTCACGACGCGGCTCGACGGAGACACCCGGTGGATCGAACACCTCTACCTCGCGCCCGAGCTGCAGGGGCAGGGGATCGGCTCCGCCGTGCTCCGGACGGTGCTCGACGAACCGCACGCAGGGCCGACGCGGCTGAACGTGCTTCAGGGGAGTGCCGCCCGTCGCCTGTACGAGCGGCTCGGGTTCGTCAGCGACGAGGAGGACGACGTCGACGTGTTCATGACCCTCCGTGCCGGCGAGGTGTGA